From the Elusimicrobiota bacterium genome, the window TCAGTAAAATACCCGGCTTCTGTCATCGCACTTGTCCTGCAGTACCACGTACTGCCTGGTTCAAGGTCACTACCATGTAAATTCGCTGCATCTTTTATTACGTCAAGTTTCAGATTGTCTAAAGTATTTTTTGCAATTTGTATGTGAAAAGCTATAAACCTGCTTTCTTCATCGTATATATTTCCTCTATCAAAAGTAAAATCCATTGTCCTTAAATCTGTATATACTTTATCCAAATATGGCGTACTTGGTTTGCCAGTAGGTGAACTAGGATCGTATTTTTTGTAGTATACATTATCTGTAGTATTGTTTGTATCAAACCACATTATATGTATTACATCACCGACTGTTAATATAGAATTAAATCCCGCATAAACATTGTGGTAAGTTATTCTTTTAGGTTCTGGCCAGTTGATTACATCAGCACTACTTGTAAAATACACCTGATAATAATTATCATTGCGATAATCGGTTATACCAAGTTGTATACCTTTATCATTTCTATCAGGTTGGAAGAAAAATTCTGATATATAACCATCTTTTACGGTAATTTGAATGAAATCACTCCAGCTTAGTCCATCTTCACTTTTTAAACAATATATTTCTCTCGGATATATCTTATTATCCGCATAATTCTTATTACTATTAACGAACACTACAAGGTTATTTTTATAATCAATAACTCCGGCTAGTTTATTACGCATATAAAATGAAGTGTTTGTTGTAATTAGTATATCTGATGACATATTATTCGTTTTTGAATCATAGAATTTATAAATAATATTTGATGTATTATTCCTAAAATCATCCCAAAATACGTACAATTTGTTATCACAAACCAGGCTCTTAATTTTTACTACCTCATTAGACCAATTAACCAGATTCGCACATGATGTACTTAATACTATCGGTTCATTCCATGTAAAACCATTATCTGCACTGGATGTAACATATATTTGATAACTACCCGTCGGACTGTCTAGATATATCACAAACAAATGATTGTCGTACTCTATCATATTCATATATCCGGTGTTTGTGTTACTATTTGACATATTCCTTCGCTGC encodes:
- a CDS encoding exo-alpha-sialidase encodes the protein MKTFWKVIVLNVLFLGLNNEQLICETWVSSNEPFFIQQQGIFRKSIQVSQNELVRDDRIPLGWTIDQSISNHDATTNTESQTQAGRMVYDGSGTIHATYWDDINQPWDVLYTRSRDNGKTWSTANIISFKIGKYTDTSYEFKYYNGYLHLLTSDIENGVNQVFYLNSKDGDEWSQRRNMSNSNTNTGYMNMIEYDNHLFVIYLDSPTGSYQIYVTSSADNGFTWNEPIVLSTSCANLVNWSNEVVKIKSLVCDNKLYVFWDDFRNNTSNIIYKFYDSKTNNMSSDILITTNTSFYMRNKLAGVIDYKNNLVVFVNSNKNYADNKIYPREIYCLKSEDGLSWSDFIQITVKDGYISEFFFQPDRNDKGIQLGITDYRNDNYYQVYFTSSADVINWPEPKRITYHNVYAGFNSILTVGDVIHIMWFDTNNTTDNVYYKKYDPSSPTGKPSTPYLDKVYTDLRTMDFTFDRGNIYDEESRFIAFHIQIAKNTLDNLKLDVIKDAANLHGSDLEPGSTWYCRTSAMTEAGYFTEWSDWSVGAFIAQPLDNIKVYPNPVKKNSDTYHGVVFDNMNVKNCDISIYDISGELIKVLNNGGEYKITWDLTNNNYNEVASGIYIYQLKIDGKVVKTGKVAVCK